One Brassica napus cultivar Da-Ae chromosome A1, Da-Ae, whole genome shotgun sequence genomic region harbors:
- the LOC106375923 gene encoding uncharacterized protein LOC106375923, with translation MTKSRNKKKRDDDTVSMDVSETKSVVSESAPQAMDTSETGDAKLAARNRNLTSAKKGKPMKRTKNARKVKAVAKAIAKNDKYEEKASKNVSKKQRTLSAKKLYE, from the exons ATGACGAAGAGcaggaacaagaagaagagagacgACGACACCGTTTCTATGGACGTTTCCGAAACTAAGAGCGTCGTCTCTGAATCTGCTCCCCAAG CCATGGACACTTCGGAGACCGGAGACGCCAAACTCGCTGCTCGTAATCGTAACCT GACAAGCGCGAAGAAAGGAAAACCTATGAAGAGAACGAAGAATGCAAGAAAGGTGAAAGCTGTGGCTAAAGCTATAGCAAAGAACGACAAGTATGAAGAGAAAGCTTCCAAGAACGTTTCCAAAAAACAGAGAACTCTTTCCGCCAAGAAATTGTATGAATGA
- the LOC106375931 gene encoding ABC transporter G family member 9 produces MDNQEVAIDVEAQIENNNDDRTLPFSIFKKANLPITLKFENVVYTVKVKEPKSWLSQTKVKTEEMTILKGINGIVKPGEILAMLGPSGSGKTSLLTALGGRISEGKGKLTGNISYNNKPFSKGVKRATGFVTQDDALYPHLTVTETLVFTALLRLPNSFKKQEKIKQAEAVVTELGLDRCKNTIIGEPFLRGVSGGERKRVSIGQEILINPSLLFLDEPTSGLDSTTAQRIVSILWELARGGRTVVTTIHQPSSRLFYMFDKILLLSEGNPIYFGLGSNAMDYFGSVGYSPSVERINPSDFLLDIANGVGSDELQRPEALKEALVAVYKTTLLDNVINDLKGQDGHCTQSIESLGDSKHFGDWPTTWWQQFCVLSERGLKHRRHDSFSGLKIGQVFVVSFLCGLLWWKTDLFHLQDQIGLLFFVSSFWAFFPLFQQIFTFPEERRMLEKERSSGMYRLSSYFMSRIVGDLPMELILPTIFLIITYWMAGLNPKPANFLLTLLVLLAHVLVSGGLGLALGALVMDQKTATTLGSVMMLTFLLAGGYYVRHVPVFIAWIKYVSISYYTYKLLILGQYTENEWYPCGENGNSKCHVGDFEGIKLIGFHSGLASSFALAAMLVGYRVVAYIALMRIGKTKAG; encoded by the exons ATGGATAATCAAGAGGTTGCTATAGATGTTGAAGCCCAGatcgagaataacaacgatgaTCGTACCCTTCCtttttcaatatttaaaaaGGCTAATCTTCCTATTACTTTAAAG TTTGAGAATGTTGTGTACACGGTGAAGGTGAAGGAACCAAAGAGCTGGCTGAGTCAAACCAAAGTCAAAACCGAAGAGATGACCATCTTGAAAGGCATAAACGGGATCGTCAAACCGGGAGAGATCCTAGCTATGCTTGGTCCCTCGGGAAGTGGCAAGACCAGCTTATTGACGGCTTTAGGAGGGCGGATTAGTGAAGGGAAAGGGAAGCTCACAGGAAACATATCCTACAACAACAAGCCATTCTCCAAAGGCGTGAAGCGAGCCACTGGTTTCGTGACTCAAGACGATGCTCTTTACCCTCACTTGACTGTCACGGAAACTTTAGTCTTCACTGCCCTTCTCCGGCTTCCGAACTCTTTCAAGAAACAAGAGAAAATCAAACAAGCTGAGGCGGTCGTCACGGAATTGGGTCTAGATAGATGTAAGAATACTATCATTGGAGAACCTTTCTTGAGAGGTGTTTCGGGTGGTGAGAGGAAAAGGGTTAGCATAGGGCAAGAGATTCTTATAAACCCTAGTTTACTATTTCTTGATGAGCCTACTTCTGGTCTTGATTCGACCACTGCTCAGAGGATTGTGTCCATTTTGTGGGAACTAGCTCGCGGTGGAAGAACGGTCGTGACAACAATCCATCAACCTTCTAGTAGGTTGTTTTATATGTTTGATAAGATTCTTCTCTTATCTGAAGGTAATCCGATATACTTCGGGCTTGGATCCAACGCTATGGATTATTTTGGTAGCGTTGGATACTCCCCATCTGTGGAAAGGATTAATCCATCAGATTTTCTCTTGGATATCGCAAACG GTGTTGGATCAGATGAACTCCAAAGACCAGAGGCTTTGAAGGAAGCTCTAGTTGCGGTTTACAAGACAACTCTGTTGGACAATGTTATCAATGATCTTAAAGGGCAAGATGGTCATTGTACCCAATCAATAGAGAGTCTAGGAGATTCCAAGCATTTTGGGGACTGGCCAACGACTTGGTGGCAGCAGTTTTGTGTTCTCTCGGAGAGAGGCCTTAAGCATAGGCGACACGATTCTTTCTCTGGCCTAAAGATCGGTCAGGTTTTTGTCGTGTCTTTCTTATGTGGTCTCCTTTGGTGGAAAACGGACCTTTTTCACTTACAAGATCag ATAGGGCTATTGTTCTTTGTGTCATCCTTCTGGGCATTCTTCCCTCTCTTCCAACAAATCTTCACGTTTCCTGAAGAGAGAAGAATGCTTGAGAAAGAACGTTCCTCGGGCATGTACAGGCTCTCGTCTTACTTCATGTCCCGAATTGTCGGGGATCTTCCAATGGAGCTTATTCTACCAACTATTTTTCTCATAATCACATATTGGATGGCTGGTTTAAACCCGAAACCTGCAAACTTCCTTCTGACCCTTCTGGTCCTACTCGCCCACGTCCTTGTATCTGGTGGGCTAGGACTAGCTCTAGGTGCCCTGGTGATGGATCAGAAGACAGCTACGACACTTGGGTCTGTTATGATGCTCACGTTTTTGTTAGCAGGAGGATATTACGTTCGACATGTCCCAGTGTTCATCGCTTGGATTAAATACGTATCAATAAGTTATTATACCTATAAACTATTGATATTGGGTCAGTACACGGAGAATGAGTGGTATCCTTGTGGTGAAAATGGGAACTCGAAGTGTCATGTTGGTGATTTTGAAGGTATTAAGCTTATAGGGTTTCATAGTGGATTGGCCTCTTCCTTTGCGTTGGCTGCGATGCTTGTTGGCTATAGAGTTGTTGCCTATATCGCTTTGATGAGAATTGGTAAGACCAAGGCTGGCTAA
- the LOC106445838 gene encoding NAC domain-containing protein 72-like, producing MGVREKDPLAQLSLPPGFRFYPTDEELLVQYLCRKVAGYHFSLQIIGDIDLYKFDPWDLPSKALFGEKEWYFFSPRDRKYPNGSRPNRVAGSGYWKATGTDKIIMSDGHRVGIKKALVFYAGKAPKGTKTNWIMHEYRLIEHSRSHGSSKLDDWVLCRIYKKTSGSQRQAVASPVQACLEDQSTNMSSSPSSSSQLDDVLDSFPEMKDRSFDLPRMNSLRTILNGNFEWASLAGLNPMPELAPMTYGLSNYGGYHAFQSAESGCRSSQVDQEQNSTELTQSLGYSSSGFGLSGQMYEFRQ from the exons ATGGGAGTTAGAGAGAAGGATCCGTTAGCCCAGTTGAGCTTACCTCCAGGTTTTCGTTTTTACCCGACAGATGAAGAGCTTCTTGTTCAGTATCTCTGTCGGAAAGTTGCAGGCTACCATTTCTCTCTCCAGATCATCGGAGATATCGATCTCTACAAGTTCGATCCTTGGGATTTGCCAA GTAAAGCTTTGTTTGGGGAGAAGGAATGGTACTTCTTTAGCCCAAGAGATcgaaaatatccgaacgggtcaAGACCCAATAGAGTTGCCGGGTCAGGTTATTGGAAGGCAACGGGTACCGACAAGATCATCATGTCGGATGGTCACCGTGTCGGGATTAAAAAAGCTCTGGTTTTCTACGCCGGGAAAGCTCCAAAAGGCACGAAAACAAACTGGATTATGCACGAGTATCGACTCATCGAGCATTCTCGTAGCCATGGAAGCTCCAAG TTGGATGATTGGGTGTTATGTCGAATCTACAAGAAAACATCTGGATCTCAGAGACAAGCTGTTGCTTCTCCGGTACAAGCTTGCCTTGAAGACCAGAGCACGAACATGTCGTCGTCGCCGTCTTCTTCGTCTCAGCTCGACGACGTTCTTGATTCGTTCCCGGAGATGAAAGACCGGTCTTTTGATCTTCCTCGGATGAATTCGCTCAGGACGATTCTCAACGGCAATTTCGAATGGGCTAGCTTAGCAGGTCTTAATCCCATGCCTGAGCTAGCTCCGATGACCTACGGTTTATCGAATTACGGAGGTTACCACGCGTTCCAATCGGCGGAGAGCGGGTGTAGGAGTTCGCAGGTCGATCAGGAGCAGAACTCGACCGAGTTGACTCAGAGTCTCGGGTACAGCTCGAGCGGGTTCGGACTTTCGGGTCAAATGTACGAGTTTAGGCAATGA